Proteins encoded within one genomic window of Phototrophicus methaneseepsis:
- the pstB gene encoding phosphate ABC transporter ATP-binding protein PstB, which produces MVYVPEIETEQEYAVLLDKVNVFYGSYHAVKDITIPIQKGKITAFIGPSGCGKSTVLRAINRMNDLVEGARVTGDINYHGKNLYDEDVDPVEVRRRIGMVFQKPNPFPKSIYENVAYGPRLLGVNKKALLDEIVERSLRGAALWEEVKNDLRKSGLALSGGQQQRLCIARTIAVEPDIILMDEPASALDPIATQRIEQLMREELSEYTIIIVTHNMQQAQRASDYVAFFNIRKNEDTPGIENRWGELAEFGETDRVFNNPAAEETAEYIAGRFG; this is translated from the coding sequence ATGGTTTACGTTCCAGAAATTGAAACTGAACAAGAATATGCTGTCCTGCTGGACAAAGTGAACGTCTTTTACGGCAGCTACCATGCTGTAAAAGACATCACAATCCCGATTCAGAAGGGAAAAATCACGGCTTTCATTGGCCCATCAGGCTGTGGTAAGAGCACGGTTCTGCGCGCTATCAACCGCATGAATGACCTCGTTGAAGGCGCGCGTGTGACGGGTGACATCAATTATCATGGCAAAAATCTATATGATGAGGATGTGGACCCTGTCGAAGTACGCCGCCGCATTGGCATGGTCTTCCAGAAGCCGAACCCCTTCCCCAAGAGCATCTATGAAAATGTCGCTTATGGGCCGCGCCTGCTAGGCGTTAACAAGAAGGCCCTTCTTGACGAAATCGTCGAGCGCAGTCTGCGTGGTGCCGCTTTGTGGGAAGAAGTCAAAAATGACCTGCGTAAATCCGGCCTCGCTCTTTCCGGCGGACAGCAACAGCGCCTCTGCATTGCTCGGACCATCGCCGTGGAGCCGGATATTATCCTGATGGACGAGCCGGCTTCTGCATTGGACCCGATCGCGACCCAGCGCATTGAGCAACTCATGCGCGAAGAACTCTCTGAATACACGATTATCATCGTGACGCACAACATGCAGCAGGCACAGCGCGCTTCTGACTACGTGGCTTTCTTCAACATCCGCAAAAATGAAGATACCCCCGGTATCGAAAATCGCTGGGGTGAACTTGCTGAATTTGGCGAGACGGACCGCGTCTTTAATAATCCGGCAGCGGAAGAAACAGCCGAATACATCGCAGGGCGCTTTGGTTAA
- a CDS encoding shikimate kinase, whose amino-acid sequence MAFSLPLTERNLILTGYIEPNKPRVGRQVAERLKMRFIDVEAEIEQRIGDELETIRNSFGERRVKAVEDEIMQQVILYRQAVIRVNGSTLMHSEHLEKMLPNSIVICPVARLDAILQGLHLTFGARYHDPAERAAALGELKREWAVRGQPGVHELDATDLDEPALIHEIIAMWQDLAIQRG is encoded by the coding sequence ATGGCTTTTTCGCTGCCGCTGACAGAGCGAAATCTCATCTTAACAGGGTATATCGAACCGAATAAGCCGCGTGTAGGCCGCCAAGTCGCGGAACGGCTGAAGATGCGCTTTATTGACGTCGAAGCTGAAATTGAACAACGCATCGGCGATGAATTAGAGACGATCCGCAACAGCTTTGGCGAGCGTCGCGTCAAAGCTGTTGAAGATGAGATCATGCAGCAGGTCATCCTGTACCGTCAGGCCGTGATCCGCGTCAATGGCTCCACCTTGATGCACAGTGAACATCTGGAAAAAATGCTGCCCAACAGCATCGTCATTTGCCCGGTCGCGCGCCTGGATGCGATTTTGCAAGGGCTGCATCTGACGTTTGGCGCACGCTATCACGACCCGGCAGAGCGAGCTGCCGCCTTGGGGGAACTCAAGCGAGAATGGGCTGTTCGGGGGCAACCTGGCGTGCATGAGCTCGACGCGACAGATCTCGATGAGCCAGCACTCATCCATGAAATTATTGCTATGTGGCAGGACCTCGCCATACAACGTGGTTAG
- a CDS encoding DinB family protein, which yields MSQQIAIESVVYGFRIALKETFEEVHGMYLDKGTSLFETIANIDADQASRPVTQACATIAAHVAHTRFYLDVVYKSLKDKTWDEKVNWKEIWETVGTVTPEEWAVIVTMLRESYDRVMAELDNYENWEGERELSDVLGIIVHSAYHLGEIRQATCFVLYQQAIEAAQDAP from the coding sequence ATGAGCCAACAGATTGCAATAGAAAGTGTGGTTTACGGCTTCAGGATAGCACTGAAAGAGACGTTTGAAGAAGTACATGGCATGTACCTGGATAAAGGCACATCTTTGTTTGAGACGATTGCAAACATTGATGCAGACCAGGCATCACGCCCGGTCACACAAGCATGTGCGACCATTGCCGCCCATGTGGCCCATACACGCTTTTACCTGGATGTCGTCTACAAATCCTTGAAGGATAAAACCTGGGACGAAAAGGTAAATTGGAAGGAAATCTGGGAGACAGTCGGCACTGTAACGCCAGAAGAATGGGCCGTTATTGTCACTATGCTGCGAGAGTCTTATGATCGCGTGATGGCGGAGCTGGATAACTATGAAAACTGGGAAGGCGAACGCGAACTATCAGATGTACTCGGTATAATCGTTCACAGTGCCTACCACCTGGGCGAAATCCGGCAGGCGACGTGCTTTGTACTCTACCAGCAGGCGATTGAAGCTGCCCAAGATGCCCCGTAA
- a CDS encoding carbon-nitrogen family hydrolase: MAKLNISLAQMHIALGDVTRNQSKMEAMVAEAARRKSHIVVLPELWSTGYALAEAKHYADELSKGMFATLSKTATQNKIAIVGSILEKRGLEVSNSAPLFAPNGRMVGVYRKIHLFRLMEEDQFLQPGPSITPLDLPWGTTGIAICYDLRFPEMFRKYTVDMSARIIFIPAEWPLVRSEHWRALLIARAIENQCYIVACNAVGKTGDTEFGGHSMIVDPWGKIVVEAGESEQLVSATIELNVIDEVRKTIPVFEDMRLDIYG, encoded by the coding sequence ATGGCAAAGTTGAATATCAGCCTGGCTCAGATGCACATCGCACTGGGAGATGTGACGCGCAATCAGAGTAAAATGGAAGCCATGGTAGCAGAAGCCGCACGTCGTAAATCCCACATCGTCGTGTTGCCGGAATTGTGGTCGACGGGGTATGCGTTGGCCGAAGCCAAACATTATGCGGATGAGCTCAGTAAGGGTATGTTTGCCACGCTCTCCAAGACGGCCACACAGAATAAAATCGCTATCGTTGGCTCCATCCTGGAAAAGCGCGGCCTGGAAGTCTCAAACAGTGCGCCGCTCTTTGCTCCTAATGGGCGCATGGTCGGCGTCTACCGTAAAATCCACCTCTTCCGCTTGATGGAAGAAGACCAATTCTTGCAGCCGGGCCCTTCTATCACGCCGTTAGACCTGCCATGGGGCACCACTGGCATCGCCATCTGCTACGATCTGCGCTTCCCTGAGATGTTCCGCAAATACACCGTCGATATGAGCGCGCGCATTATCTTCATCCCCGCAGAATGGCCGCTGGTCCGTTCCGAGCATTGGCGCGCCCTGCTCATCGCCCGCGCGATTGAAAATCAGTGCTATATTGTGGCCTGCAACGCCGTGGGCAAAACAGGCGATACAGAATTTGGCGGTCACAGCATGATCGTTGATCCATGGGGCAAAATCGTCGTCGAAGCAGGCGAAAGCGAACAACTCGTCAGCGCGACGATTGAACTCAATGTCATTGATGAGGTGCGTAAGACGATCCCCGTCTTCGAAGATATGCGCCTGGATATCTATGGCTGA
- a CDS encoding HAD family hydrolase, with protein sequence MNSQQPKLKGILFDLDDTLIDWSGFTGDWRAMEHRHLANVYHFLAEKGRPLDASLEEFEEEYVIRTREAWANGRATLRAPHVTQILEGSLAYFGYEADELVSIAACMDVYDWGAVPGVEVFPDVPPMLQKFLDRGLSIGIITNASQPMSIRDNELKAFGLLPYFQDDAIRLAAADVGYLKPHPEIFRYTLDKMGAQPEEAIYIGDNPVADIAGAQGAGMRAVLRRKEGVPPLISGLIVPDGIIESLYDLPDLLNEWYPGW encoded by the coding sequence ATGAATAGTCAACAACCCAAATTAAAAGGCATCCTCTTCGACCTGGATGATACGCTCATTGATTGGAGCGGGTTTACGGGGGATTGGCGGGCGATGGAGCACCGCCACCTCGCAAACGTGTATCACTTCCTCGCGGAAAAAGGTCGTCCGTTAGATGCCAGCCTGGAAGAATTCGAAGAAGAATACGTCATCCGTACCCGCGAAGCCTGGGCCAATGGCCGCGCCACGCTGCGCGCGCCACACGTCACACAGATTTTAGAAGGCTCTCTGGCGTACTTCGGCTATGAAGCTGACGAACTGGTTTCGATTGCAGCCTGTATGGATGTTTATGATTGGGGGGCCGTCCCAGGGGTCGAAGTCTTCCCGGATGTGCCGCCGATGCTGCAAAAATTTTTAGATCGCGGCCTTTCAATCGGCATCATCACCAATGCTAGCCAGCCGATGAGCATCCGCGATAATGAGTTGAAGGCGTTTGGCCTGCTGCCTTACTTCCAGGATGATGCAATCCGCCTGGCAGCAGCCGATGTCGGCTACCTCAAGCCGCACCCGGAAATCTTCCGCTATACGCTCGATAAAATGGGCGCACAACCGGAAGAAGCCATCTATATTGGCGATAACCCGGTCGCGGATATTGCCGGGGCACAGGGTGCGGGGATGCGCGCGGTGCTGCGCCGCAAAGAAGGCGTGCCGCCGCTCATCAGCGGCCTGATTGTGCCTGATGGCATCATTGAATCGCTTTACGATTTGCCTGATCTGCTCAATGAATGGTACCCAGGTTGGTAG
- a CDS encoding NAD-dependent epimerase/dehydratase family protein codes for MADTPEQNAEETTEQSSEQTLPNVFITNGTNAVGTALVRRLTAAGYAVTAGTDLGSKGAFEIRANGGIPVYPEVTRASNLRSLITMAKATIVINTVIEAVNGLPQYLADWRDYVSLIEDGTKAVAEAASQTGVKRLIHVSAAFAYGDHHGESVDESTHLSTENPLYEAVAHAETAVLKGAVPGYVLRAGYIYGANSEASRHIHDGLTISKSVKTGSGSTAWIQAQSLAEAIMLLVKRDFSDEEQGTIYNIVEDEYSTPDEFITDFGKAMGVDQPALSGWTFSIREPDPVRLALLNASAHPSNAKAKEELGWTPRYNRIAGIDTTLMEWRAAEMLPEPVVEASASADDILALPAS; via the coding sequence ATGGCTGATACCCCCGAACAAAACGCAGAAGAAACGACCGAACAATCCAGCGAGCAAACCCTGCCGAACGTATTTATCACCAATGGCACCAATGCAGTTGGTACCGCTCTGGTGCGTCGTTTAACAGCGGCGGGCTACGCCGTGACGGCAGGCACTGACCTGGGCAGCAAAGGCGCGTTCGAAATCCGCGCAAATGGCGGCATCCCCGTCTATCCAGAAGTCACGCGTGCGAGCAACCTCCGCAGCCTGATTACAATGGCAAAGGCGACAATCGTCATCAACACGGTAATCGAAGCCGTCAACGGCCTACCGCAATATCTGGCGGATTGGCGCGATTATGTTTCATTGATCGAAGATGGCACGAAGGCTGTTGCAGAAGCTGCCAGCCAGACAGGCGTGAAGCGCCTCATCCACGTGAGTGCAGCATTCGCCTATGGCGATCATCACGGCGAATCCGTTGATGAAAGCACACACCTCAGCACAGAAAACCCACTTTACGAAGCTGTCGCCCATGCAGAAACGGCTGTCCTCAAGGGGGCTGTGCCCGGTTATGTGCTGCGTGCTGGCTATATCTACGGGGCCAATTCGGAAGCCAGCCGTCACATTCATGATGGCCTGACGATCAGCAAGTCCGTTAAAACGGGCAGCGGGTCCACGGCGTGGATCCAGGCGCAAAGCCTTGCCGAGGCGATCATGCTCCTGGTCAAGCGCGACTTCAGCGACGAGGAACAGGGTACCATCTACAACATCGTTGAAGATGAATACAGCACGCCTGATGAATTCATTACCGATTTTGGTAAGGCCATGGGTGTAGATCAACCTGCGCTCAGCGGCTGGACCTTCAGCATCCGTGAACCAGACCCTGTTCGCCTGGCCCTGCTCAATGCCAGCGCACATCCCAGCAACGCCAAAGCCAAAGAAGAATTGGGCTGGACGCCGCGTTACAACCGCATTGCCGGTATTGATACCACCCTCATGGAATGGCGCGCGGCTGAAATGCTGCCAGAGCCAGTAGTTGAAGCCAGTGCAAGCGCGGATGACATCCTCGCTCTGCCCGCGTCTTAA
- the pstA gene encoding phosphate ABC transporter permease PstA, protein MSNPDTSRETYMPDEETFQKRLAARNRTARAWNIFYYFSIGISLVALIALFSNVVNEAFGSIAVVFEVDPLTLTEDGADLNGLDETQLAQILVDQLGGRTLVLIRDELSPIAADSFTSADLADLFPNGAVPEGYEDATVADVRALDSEEQFTVWRDLIVLNTSKDQLLNIINDEIVGLEVVGSWPLLEAIFNYEPSAETTARLGEIPGEIAAAEAELETHLSEEGSLAEAQNALADARRDQADSETIASLREEARNQEARTVSLQSTIQSLQAEQEALEDSSVVSEVEANWPNARIIRFQSWLDTQFITTQMSSTPADAGIRGAILGSLWLMVVVIIFALPVGVATAIYLNEYASDTFVNRLIETNVRNLAGVPSIIYGMLGLAVFVRVLEPFTSGALFGIDGGNGRTIMSAALTLGLLVLPIIIINAQEALRSVPNALREASFGMGATQWQTIWKIVLPAAMPGILTGLILSVSRAIGETAPLIVVGASTLLFTDPNGPFSKFTALPIQIFNWTARPQDQFRDIAAAAIIVLLIIVIALNSVAIVLRNRYAR, encoded by the coding sequence ATGTCGAACCCAGATACTTCGCGCGAAACGTATATGCCTGATGAGGAAACGTTCCAGAAGCGGCTAGCCGCGCGCAACCGCACGGCCAGGGCCTGGAATATCTTCTACTATTTCTCGATTGGCATCTCGCTTGTGGCGCTGATCGCATTGTTCTCAAATGTCGTCAACGAAGCGTTTGGCTCGATTGCTGTGGTGTTTGAGGTAGATCCGTTGACCCTGACGGAAGATGGGGCTGACCTCAACGGCCTGGACGAAACGCAGCTCGCGCAAATACTGGTTGATCAACTGGGCGGGCGCACCCTGGTGCTCATTCGTGATGAACTCAGCCCAATTGCTGCTGATAGCTTCACCTCTGCTGATCTGGCGGATCTATTCCCCAATGGCGCTGTCCCGGAAGGCTATGAGGACGCAACAGTTGCGGATGTGCGCGCGCTCGACAGCGAAGAGCAGTTCACAGTCTGGCGCGATCTCATCGTGCTGAATACTTCTAAAGATCAACTGCTGAATATCATCAATGACGAGATCGTCGGACTGGAAGTCGTCGGCAGTTGGCCGCTGTTAGAAGCCATCTTCAATTATGAGCCTTCGGCAGAGACAACGGCACGCCTGGGAGAAATTCCGGGAGAAATCGCGGCGGCGGAAGCAGAACTAGAGACGCATCTGAGCGAAGAAGGGTCCTTAGCAGAGGCCCAAAATGCCCTGGCGGATGCCCGTCGTGATCAGGCTGATAGTGAGACCATTGCCAGCCTGCGCGAGGAAGCCCGTAACCAGGAAGCACGCACCGTCTCCCTGCAAAGCACCATCCAATCCTTGCAAGCTGAACAAGAAGCCCTTGAAGATTCTTCAGTCGTTTCTGAAGTTGAAGCGAACTGGCCCAATGCACGTATCATCCGCTTCCAGAGCTGGCTGGATACGCAGTTCATCACGACGCAAATGTCCAGCACGCCTGCGGACGCTGGTATTCGTGGTGCGATTCTTGGGTCCTTATGGCTGATGGTTGTGGTGATCATCTTTGCGCTGCCAGTGGGCGTTGCAACGGCGATCTATCTCAATGAATATGCCAGTGATACCTTCGTCAACCGCCTGATTGAAACCAACGTGCGCAACCTGGCAGGTGTACCCTCTATCATTTATGGTATGCTCGGCCTGGCTGTGTTCGTCCGCGTGTTGGAGCCATTCACGAGTGGCGCACTCTTCGGTATTGATGGCGGCAACGGACGTACAATTATGTCCGCCGCGCTGACGCTGGGCTTACTCGTGCTGCCGATCATCATCATCAACGCCCAGGAAGCATTGCGCTCTGTGCCGAATGCCCTGCGCGAGGCTAGCTTCGGCATGGGGGCGACGCAATGGCAAACAATCTGGAAGATTGTGCTGCCCGCGGCGATGCCCGGTATCCTGACGGGGTTGATCCTCTCCGTCAGCCGCGCCATTGGTGAAACAGCACCTCTCATCGTCGTGGGTGCTTCGACGCTGCTCTTTACGGACCCCAACGGCCCGTTCAGTAAATTTACGGCGCTGCCTATCCAGATTTTTAACTGGACAGCACGTCCGCAAGATCAATTCCGCGACATCGCCGCCGCTGCGATCATCGTGTTGTTGATTATCGTGATTGCGCTGAATTCTGTGGCGATTGTACTGCGTAATCGGTATGCTCGTTAA
- the pstC gene encoding phosphate ABC transporter permease subunit PstC has protein sequence MAPVGKDTGPRKRLVARALGEDRPKKLDLRSKPRFHERIIYGFLLACGLLSILTTAGIIVVLLNEAVSFFTRQQWALTNKSVYEEVSADATTFTTSATGSELEDGGVIRIGQEQLLVERYERNVVTVAITGTGAGFSAFCEGNAAIVDASRAITESETEACAANDIEPIPFRIGTDALAIVVNPENTMVNDATLQELALIFGEAETWADVRDEWPDQPIQRFIPGTDSGTFDYFGEAIYGEEVDRLLASEPVTSEDDEQLARGVRQNPYAVAFFGYSYYANNSESLKVLDIEGITPALETVEDGSYPLSRPLYIYTDPDYMRERSEVATFIEFYLTHVDEEIIDVGYFPASDDTLTEAKFLWLETMGQPVPESVDDDTTLLPDVDLYSENGTIVVTGSSTVAPVTRRIGTRFQEGGFLPRVFVQRGYNDTAAVEHRPGQGIESEERPTLVEFFTNTQWIPATGEFGVLPLINATLITSAIAMIVALPLGLGAAIYLSEYAKPNVRKTLKPILEILAGIPTVVYGYFALTFMTPLLRLIFGDQVQIYNMLSAGIVVGILIIPLVTSMSEDALHAVPDALREASYGLGANRLETSIKVVVPAALSGILAAFIVAISRAIGETMVVAIAAGSGPNFTFNIFEGAETMTGHIARISGGDLSYDSIDYNSIFAIGLTLFVMTLLLNVISRAITNRFREEY, from the coding sequence ATGGCACCGGTGGGTAAGGATACAGGCCCCCGCAAACGGCTAGTCGCCAGAGCATTGGGCGAAGATCGCCCGAAAAAGTTGGACTTACGGTCCAAACCACGCTTTCATGAACGCATCATCTATGGCTTTTTACTGGCCTGTGGTTTGCTATCAATTCTGACGACGGCTGGCATTATTGTGGTGTTGCTGAACGAAGCGGTTTCGTTCTTCACGCGTCAGCAGTGGGCCCTGACGAATAAATCCGTCTATGAAGAAGTTTCTGCGGATGCGACCACCTTTACCACCAGTGCGACGGGCTCCGAGTTAGAAGACGGCGGCGTCATCCGCATTGGGCAGGAACAACTGCTCGTTGAGCGCTATGAGCGTAACGTCGTCACTGTCGCCATCACAGGCACGGGGGCAGGCTTCAGCGCTTTTTGTGAAGGCAATGCGGCTATTGTGGATGCCAGCCGCGCGATCACAGAATCCGAAACAGAAGCTTGTGCAGCCAACGACATTGAGCCGATTCCATTCCGCATCGGGACAGATGCCCTCGCTATTGTCGTGAACCCTGAAAATACGATGGTGAATGACGCGACGCTGCAAGAATTGGCGCTCATCTTTGGCGAAGCAGAAACCTGGGCCGATGTGCGTGATGAGTGGCCCGACCAGCCCATTCAGCGCTTTATCCCCGGCACCGACAGCGGCACCTTCGATTACTTTGGCGAAGCGATCTATGGCGAAGAAGTTGATCGCCTCCTGGCAAGCGAGCCAGTGACCTCCGAAGATGATGAACAATTGGCGCGTGGTGTCCGTCAGAACCCCTATGCAGTCGCGTTCTTCGGCTATTCTTATTACGCCAATAACAGCGAATCGCTCAAGGTGCTGGATATTGAAGGCATTACACCCGCGCTTGAGACGGTTGAGGACGGCAGTTATCCGTTATCACGCCCGCTGTATATTTACACAGACCCCGATTACATGCGTGAACGCTCGGAAGTTGCAACGTTCATTGAGTTCTACCTGACGCATGTGGACGAAGAAATCATTGATGTGGGTTACTTCCCGGCCAGTGACGATACCCTGACTGAGGCTAAATTCCTGTGGCTAGAGACGATGGGCCAGCCTGTGCCGGAAAGTGTCGATGACGATACAACCCTGCTGCCGGATGTCGATCTGTATAGCGAAAACGGCACCATCGTGGTGACGGGCAGTTCAACAGTCGCTCCTGTGACGCGCCGGATTGGGACGCGCTTCCAGGAAGGTGGTTTCTTACCCCGTGTATTCGTCCAGCGCGGCTATAACGATACGGCGGCTGTGGAACATCGTCCTGGGCAGGGGATTGAATCTGAAGAACGGCCGACCCTGGTTGAATTCTTCACCAATACACAGTGGATCCCGGCTACGGGTGAGTTTGGTGTGCTGCCGCTGATTAACGCCACGCTGATTACCAGCGCCATTGCGATGATTGTGGCGCTGCCGCTGGGCCTGGGTGCGGCGATTTACCTGAGCGAATACGCCAAGCCGAACGTCCGCAAGACGCTCAAGCCGATTCTGGAAATTCTGGCGGGCATCCCGACAGTTGTGTACGGTTACTTCGCCCTGACGTTTATGACGCCGCTGCTGCGCCTTATCTTTGGCGACCAGGTGCAGATCTATAACATGCTCTCTGCGGGCATCGTCGTTGGCATCCTGATTATCCCGCTGGTGACATCTATGAGTGAAGATGCATTGCATGCAGTGCCGGATGCCCTACGAGAGGCGAGCTATGGCCTGGGTGCGAACCGACTGGAAACGTCCATTAAGGTGGTTGTCCCGGCGGCGCTGAGCGGCATCCTGGCGGCGTTTATTGTGGCGATTTCGCGTGCAATTGGTGAAACGATGGTTGTGGCAATCGCGGCAGGCAGCGGCCCCAACTTCACATTTAACATCTTTGAAGGGGCCGAGACGATGACCGGGCACATCGCGCGTATCAGCGGTGGCGACCTGAGCTATGACTCCATCGACTATAACAGTATCTTCGCCATCGGCCTGACTTTGTTCGTCATGACCCTGCTGCTCAATGTGATTAGCCGCGCCATCACGAACCGCTTCCGGGAGGAATATTAA